The Sinorhizobium terangae genome has a window encoding:
- a CDS encoding type 1 glutamine amidotransferase domain-containing protein has translation MSTGNKQKRILLVMSSVDEMGISGKQTGTWFHELAAPYYILTEAGHEVVFASPRGGEAPIDLLSRKAPFTTEYTDRFLADPVAIFAARNTRKLRNIDYSTFDAVFFPGGYGLLWDLASDSFAIKLIRDFHKVGRPIAMVCHAPAILRDIKKDDGQYLVKGISLTGFKNAEDTEIELLNHLLFSLEDELKNRGADYQSKANWEPNVVIDGVLMTGQSPASAVPLAEALAERLG, from the coding sequence ATGAGCACTGGCAACAAGCAAAAGCGCATCCTCCTCGTCATGTCCTCGGTTGACGAAATGGGCATCAGCGGCAAGCAGACCGGCACGTGGTTTCATGAACTCGCCGCGCCCTACTATATTTTGACCGAAGCCGGCCATGAGGTCGTGTTCGCCTCTCCCCGAGGCGGCGAAGCTCCGATCGACCTTCTCAGCAGGAAGGCGCCGTTTACCACCGAATATACAGACCGTTTTCTGGCCGATCCGGTCGCTATCTTTGCTGCTCGTAATACCCGCAAGCTGCGTAACATCGACTACAGCACGTTCGACGCTGTCTTCTTCCCCGGTGGTTACGGCCTGCTGTGGGATCTCGCCTCCGACTCCTTCGCCATCAAGCTGATCCGTGACTTTCACAAGGTAGGTCGTCCGATCGCCATGGTGTGCCATGCGCCGGCGATCCTGCGCGACATCAAAAAGGACGATGGGCAGTACCTAGTGAAAGGCATAAGCCTCACCGGCTTCAAGAACGCCGAAGACACCGAAATCGAACTGCTCAACCACCTGCTGTTCTCGCTCGAGGACGAACTCAAGAACCGCGGTGCCGACTACCAGAGCAAGGCGAACTGGGAACCGAACGTCGTCATCGATGGCGTCCTGATGACGGGTCAGAGCCCGGCTTCTGCCGTGCCGCTCGCCGAAGCCCTTGCTGAGCGTCTCGGCTAA
- a CDS encoding TetR/AcrR family transcriptional regulator — protein sequence MSETTDAIMDAAEERIRRAGYSGFSFREIAVDVGVKSASVHYHFPTKEKLAAAVARRYTDRFLAAVDHQVAGGEDIVEAWRQVFRVALHRDGRMCLCGALGATSQDLAGEVREEVKRFFLLGIDKLMEAGLSHNSALQVLATLEGAMLTANVLEDPSMFDNGTAALA from the coding sequence ATGAGCGAAACAACAGATGCGATAATGGACGCCGCGGAGGAGCGGATTCGCCGAGCAGGCTACAGTGGCTTTAGCTTTCGCGAGATTGCTGTCGACGTAGGCGTGAAGAGCGCCAGCGTTCACTATCATTTTCCGACTAAGGAGAAGCTCGCGGCAGCAGTCGCCCGCCGTTACACGGATCGTTTTCTAGCAGCCGTCGACCACCAGGTCGCCGGCGGCGAAGATATCGTCGAAGCTTGGCGGCAAGTCTTTCGCGTTGCTCTACATCGCGACGGGAGAATGTGCCTGTGCGGCGCGTTGGGGGCGACGTCGCAAGATTTGGCCGGTGAAGTCAGAGAGGAAGTGAAAAGGTTCTTCCTGCTCGGAATCGACAAACTAATGGAGGCAGGATTGTCTCACAACAGCGCGCTGCAGGTGCTCGCCACCCTCGAAGGCGCAATGCTGACGGCGAATGTTCTCGAAGACCCCTCCATGTTTGACAACGGTACCGCCGCCCTCGCCTAA